The Ciconia boyciana chromosome 7, ASM3463844v1, whole genome shotgun sequence region ttgTGTGCGTTGTTGtgtttaagggaaaaaaagccaacaccCACACCCGCAAAAACCCCGGTACCCATTCAAATGTGTGAATTTACAGGCAGCTGATCTGTGCTTGGCttcctgcctgccagcctgcagcaggcaggatgcTGCAGGTGGAGAGGAAGTGGATGGGTCTTGAATCCCAGTGGAGGGACCAAGCAGGCAGGGTGGCTGCTTCATCCCGTCTTGCCGGCTGTCGTCCTGGTGCGTGGACAGGGCTGAGTGCTGGCCGGTGGCGTGTGGAAGGGGACAGTTGGTCTGAGCAGTGCCGCTGGCAGTGCTGAGTGGCAGGAGAGACGAGCCCTTGCGCTCCAGCCGCCTTCCCCTGTGTGCTAGTGATGTCTCTTCACCCTCTGTTCCTCCCAGGCAGGTTTTAACGCTGGTGATGGAAAGCGCTACTTCAACATCCCCGGATCCCGCACCGATGACATCGCTGACGTGGAGATGACGACAAATGTGGGTATCCCCGGGCGCTGGGTGTTCAGAATCGATGATGCCCAGGTGCAAGTGGGGGGCTGCAGCAATACAAGTAAGAGGACAGCAGTTAGGTTTATTTAACTCCCAACCCAACCCCACACTGTTCTCCAGCCTGTCTTTCCCTGCCTCAACCCCCACCTCCGCGGGGTGGAAGAGATGGCTCGAAgggcttggggagggaggggaggcagccaTGGGGGGACCATCCTCAGTGCCTGCCGTGACTGGGGATGGCACTTATAGGTGCCccggggctgggaaggggctgggagagcaaatggggaggggaggaagactTTTGAGATGAAAAGAGCCTGCGGGGAGTGATGAGGGAGGCTGGGAAGGCGGTAACGGCACACAGGCAGGGGCACGGCACGAGGGACCGGCACCCTAGGGGGATGCACAGCTCTGTAAGTCCCAGGAGGCCGGGGCAAGCCGTGCGGAGAGCTGCTGCATGCCAGCCTCCCCCGTGGGGCCagggtgccagggctgggccaTGGTCCCCACCCCGGGGGTCCTGACATGTACCCCACGGAGCTGCTGGCCTCCTGTTCCTcgtccctgctccccccccagcTGTGTTTTCCCACCCGTGATCTGCGTGTGTCTCGCATTGCCGGTGGGTTTGCTGTACATGGGCTCTCCTGtccccctttccctctgccctgggcaCTAAGCGAGGGCATGTCCATGTGCCCCTGGCCGGCGGGGCTGACCCTGTGCAGCCTCTCCCCCTTGCGCAGGAGGAATAAAACTGCCCCCCGTCCCAGGGGAGCCTGCGAGGAGCGGACCCTGCCCTGCCATGAGACAGGCAGCTCCTGTGGGCTCCCTGAGCATCCTGGGGAGCCGGGTGGGCGCGGAGACAGACCCCGGTGCTGGTGTGGCTGGAAGGCGGCGGGTGAGCCCTGCTGGGGTGTGGGCTGACAGGGGGCACTGCCTGTCCCCACAGCCTCTGTCTGCCTGACACTGCGGCCCTGCCTGAATGGGGGGAAGTGTATCGAGGACTGCATCACGGGCAACCCCTCGTAcacctgctcctgcctggctggcTTTACCGGGAAGAGGTGCCATGTTGGTGAGTGCTGTCCCCGAGCTCCTGGCGCTTTGTCACAGGGAGCAGGTCTCACTTCTGGTGTCACAGCCACGTGCTGGCAGTCTCTGTCCCTgtggctgtccctgccctgagcTCCTGCCCCCACCCGGGGCTCTGTTTCAGATGTGGACGAGTGTCTCTCCCACCCATGTCAGAATGGAGCCACCTGCCTCAATGGTGCCGGCAGCTTCAGCTGCAGGTGCCTGCCGGGCTTCAGAGGCACCAGCTGCGAGGCCGGTGAGCATGGGGCTGCCAGCGTGGCGGGGCTGGGTCTTTGCCATGCTTGAAGAGCAGAGACCCCAagcttggggggagggggggggatcTTCAAGATTGGGGCTGCTGTGGAAGCTGCTGGGCTTGAGTGGTTTGTGACGGGTGCTGAGCACCGCCGGCTTGGATTTCAGCTTGCTCCAGGCAAAGGAAACTTTGCTCTGGCTGTGAGCCCTTCCTGCTACTGGCAGCCTGCTCCGCCAAGGGCTCAGCTCAGCGCTGCCGCCGGCACGTCTCCCCACCACTGCTCCTTTAGTGAGAAAAACTGGCAGTTAGTGCTGAAACAGAAGTCTTGGAGGCCCTGCTTTTGCAGGTGATGCTCTTGTCCCAAGCCCTTTGAAGCCAGCGGGGATTCTCCCGGTCCCTGGCAGGGGCTGTGGTGGTCGAtttcccctgctgctggccTCTGCCCACCGGTGGAAGTGCTGCCAAAGCATTTGGCTCCCAGCAAGCCTCCGTGCtggtggaggagagcagggagttgacttttgggggagggagggagaagcgCCCAGCATGGCATGCTGGCATCCAAGAGGTGCAGGGGGATGAAAGGGCTGAGCTGCCTGAGGAAGAGTTTTGGGAAGAGCCATGGCTGGGGACGTGACTGCTGTCTCCCACTGGAGGGTGTGTTGGTGGCTCCGAGGTGCACTCTCTGCCCGGCCCCAGCATCACCATGTGTGCAGAGGATGCCATGTGctggtcctgcacctgggttgatgccccccctctctttttttcgGTGTCCCACTGCAGAAGAGTCGCCATGTGAGAGTAGAGTGTGCCAGAACGGCGGGAGGTGCCAGGCAGTGAATGGGACAGCAGCGTGCTTGTGCCAGCCAGGGTACACAGGGGTGGACTGCCAGACAGGTGGGTGGCAGGAGCAGGCGTGGGGGGGGGTTGGTGACATTTTGTGCCTTGGCAAGCTGCCTTCCCACGCTGCTCCACCCCTGGCCGTCGTTTTGGGAGGGAAGTGCTTGGCGTTGCTGGTGGCactgattcccccccccccccccccccccccggctattgccttccccctcccaagCATCATCCAGGATGGGAGGCAGCGGGTGGACTGGCAGTGCCTATGCCTGGCCTGACCACCCCTCCCGACCTCCCCTTGCAGAGGTGAATGAGTGCGAGTCCAGTCCATGCCTGAACGGTGGGCACTGCATTGACCTGGTCGATAACTACACCTGTGTGTGCCTGGAGCCCTTCGTGGGACAGCGCTGTGAGACaggtgcctgctcctgcctgcgcCTCAGGATGACCCACACTAGGGACTGTGTCCCCCACACTCTGCTGGCCatcacagcccctctcccagggCCAGGCTCTGCTCATCACTTGCTTGCTTTCCCCCCCCAGACTCATCTTCCTGCGAGGACCGGAGCTGCCGGAACCGGCAGACGTGCAACTACATCCGCCCTGGCCGCTACATCTGCACCTGCTCCCCGGGTTATTATGGCAACAACTGCCAGTATGGTGAGTGGAGGCACGTCTCGCCCAGCCTGGCACAGGAGCTGGTTTCGCGGGAGCCGGGGGGAAGGGGTGAATGGCTAAAAAGGGGCTGCATCAGCCATAGGCAGTGCCGAAAGCTGGTGGGCAGGGTATGCAGAGGGATCATGGTGCTGCCGGCAGGGAGCTCCTTCCATCGGGGCTGCTTGGCCATGGTGGGGTCTCCAGTGTGAAGCTGGGCTAgaccagctctgccctgcctcccccaggaGAGAGGGTGTtccagccccaggctgggaTGGCTGTGGCTcagcctcccccttccccacaggCGGGCCCCGcgtgcctgctgcctgcctctcccaccCATGCCAGAAtgcgggcagctgcctggagaCAGAGCAGGGCTACATCTGCGAATGCCAGGAGGGCTACACTGGGCAGGACTGTCGAGACAGTGAGTACCAGGAGGATCTCTGTGGTGGGATGTCACATCTCTAGGGGAGCCCTTGTGCTCCtgagaaggagaagcagcagccctggagagCCCACTGAGGGCTCCTGGACTGAACAGCGGATCCGTCCTGCTGAAGGAGGCTatgtctgggggggggggggagggggaggactCGTGGCTGCTACCCACCTGAGCTCCCCCTGTGGATGGCATCCAGCAAGGCTGCTTGGCTTTCCCAGTACCACAAGCAGGAGGGGTCCTGGCATGCTCCCATCTCCTCTCTTGCAGAGCTCTCGGAGGGCTGCGAGTGTCGCAACGGGGGCAGTTGTCTGGAGGGGAACGTCACCATCTGCCAGTGCCTGCCTGGGTTTTTTGGTCTCCTCTGTGAATTTGGTAGGTGAAGGCTTCTTGCTCGCTGTGTTTGCTCCCTCTCCAGAATGCTTgagccaggcaggctgcaggcaagCAAGGAAACACTCTGCCAATGCCTGAGCCTAGTGTGGTACCAGGGGTATGCACTGAATTTGAGCCTGGAAATATTGTCCCCTGGTGAGGAGGCAACGCTTCTATCTCCATCGCTCCCCCTTGAGCCgtgcctctcccagcccctggccccagcccagcttCCCTGGGTAGGGAGGGAACCGTAGCCTTCGTGCACTCCTGCTCCGAAGCTCACTGGGCATCCGGGCTGGCCCTTGCCCTTCACACAGTCTGTGGCATGTGGTACAGAGGGTCTGTCCCGTCTCATCAGACCCTGCAAAGTTAGGACACCCCAGTTTCTGGCCAGGCAGCTGGCTGGATGTCGTCCTGCCACCAGTTGACGGAGGCTGGCACTCGCCATGTGTTCGCAGAAGTCACTACCACACCGTGCAACATGAACACCCAGTGCCCAGATGGTGGGTACTGCATGGAGTATGGTGGGAGCTACCTGTGCGTCTGCCACACTGACTATGGCACCAACCACAGTAAGTCTTGTCCATGGGGATGCGGGACCAGCCCTGGGAAGGGACATGCAACAGGGGTTGGGGGCTGAGCAGGGATACAGTAATCGGCCAGGGAGCAGCCCTCACACCCCTGGTCATACGTCCTCAGTGATGCCCTGTGTTTGGCTTTGCAGCAATGCCATCCCCCTGTGACTCGGAGCCCTGCCTGAATGGCGGGTCCTGCGAGGTTCATGACGACTCATATACCTGCGAGTGTCCTCAAGGCTTCCTTGGCAAGCACTGTGAGAAAGGTACCTGCATggagctccctgccagccccaggacCAGAAAAGAGCTTGGATCCTTGTGGTAGATGAGCGGCTgcttgctgagctgcagctaGAAATGGGTGCAGGTtatcccatcccatcctatcCCACAGGGTGGAGGGAGGATTGCGTGGCTCTCTTCACAGCCCCTAACAGTTGCGGTAGCTGATCCAGTTGTTGTGTTTCCTGCAGAACACCATTAGTGTTGGAGTTTTTTTACATGCCTGAGCTTCTGGCCTCAGGAACAGCCACCAGTCCCCTGGCATCATGCACCCATGGCACCCGCAAGGCCCCGGCATGTGTCTGCATGGGTGTTGTTTCATGGTGTTGCTGAGCCCAGGGCTATGAGGCTTAGGTGTGCTCTGCTTTCCCGCAGCAAGGGGTTTGGTGGGGTGCTGGCGGGAGGCGATGGCTCTcagggtgctggcagcagggggtGACCCCTGCTCTCGGCGTTCTCTCTGCAGCTAAGCCACGGCTCTGCAGCACGGGGCCCTGTCGCAACGGGGGCACCTGCAGGGAGGCGGATGGCGAGTACCACTGCACCTGCCCCTACCGCTTCACTGGCAAGCACTGTGAGATTGGTACGGCTTCCCAGCCCCCACCCCGGGGAGGAGAGGCAACAGTCATCCATGCTCAttgctcagctcctgcctgccctctctccccaggTAAGCCAGACCCTTGCGCCTCAGGGCCTTGCCAGAACAGGGGCACCTGCTTCCACTACATCGGCAAGTACAAGTGCGACTGTCCCCCAGGCTACACTGGCCGGCACTGTGAGATTGGTAGGTGTgagcagggctgcctggggaggtgTTGGGGCTGCTAGTGGAGCCAACAGCCGTGGTGGTAGCAAGCGAGCcttgctgcttgctttgaaCCTCCTTCCCTGTAATTTGAAGTGCTTTGACTCTTCCTTGCACCCTGCTGGAAGCCGGGGAAGCGCTGCCAGAGGGGGAAAGGGGATGGCTCTAGTTTCTgggctctgccagctctgcagtggtTGCTCTTTGCTCCGCTCTTCTAGTGCCCTCCCCGTGCTTCTTCAGCGCCTGTGAGAATGGCGCTACCTGTGAGGACCGTGGCAAGGGCTATGCTTGCACATGCCCAATGGGCTATGTAGGGAAGCACTGCCAGTCTGGTAAGGGCCTTGTGCTGCCCCTGCCAGCCAGAAGCTTGGGGTGCCTCTGTGGGCCCCACTCACCCCCCTGTCTCTCCCCAGAGGTTGACTGCGGCGTTCCCAGTGAGGTGAAGCATGCCCAGGCCTCTTTCAACTCCACCAAGGTGGGCTCGCTGGCTGAATACCATTGTGAGCTGGGCTACACCCTCAGTCAGCACAACCACCCCCGTGTCTGCCGCTTGCCAGGTGTCTGGAGTGACCCCCCCGAGTGCGATGGTGAGAAGCCCTGGGGCACCGTCCCAGTGGCCTGCGCTTATGACCATGGTTTGGTGACCCCAGGACATGGACTCCAGTCCTCCCCTGCCCGTGTCTGTGGACAGAGCTCCCCCGGGGACCCCTGCCTGGTGCTCATGTCTCTCGCCTTATCTCTCCCCTGCCCAAATGCTTGCAGAGATCGATGAGTGctggtcccagccctgcctgaatGGTGGCCGGTGCAAGGACCATGTCGCCAAGTTCCTGTGCCTGTGTGAGCCGGGTTACACTGGCCACCACTGCGAGTCGGGTAGGAGACCGTGCCTGGTATGCTCTGGGGCCACTGCAGGCAGCCATAGCAAACCCTTCCTCGCCCCCCAGGCCTTGGGGAATGACAGCGGGCGTGAACCCACggccaggagctgggctgcctGTGGTTGTGTGGGCTGGCTTCAGTCTCCTGCCTGTGCGCTCAGATCAGCCTGCAGCGAGTGCTCCTCTTCCGGAGCCCCCGGCCAGCTGTGGGATGTGCTGGTGGGGAGACGCTGGTCATGGTtgggcagaggagcaggcagggctgtggggcacgTGCGCTACTTGTGTCCCCCTGCTAATGGATGCTGTGTAGGCATCCCCATCACTGATGGGGCAATGACTTCTCCTGACACATGTTAAGCCCGTGCAGAGAAGCCCTAGATCTCGGGATCTGTGTGGCAAGTGCCCTGCATGGCTCCAGAGCTATTGGCCAAGagtcagaggaaaaagcagcttgAGGTTGCACACTTTTGGCCACACTGTGCTCATGCTCCCTTGTATGCACATGGTCGTGGTTGTGTATGGGTGCTGGTTGAAGCGGGTGACAGGCAGCATGGGGGCTGGTGGGACTCTGTGGCAGGCGGCTCTAATCTGGCTACCCAGGGCCTGGCAGAGGACAGTGGTGGGAGAAGGTGGGATACCCGCCAGGGGTTAGAGGAGGGGACGTGCCCCAGGCACCCTGCGGGACCTCTTGGCACAACCCCACACTGCCAgctgtccccacgtgtccctgtgggcatgtccccatgcccagctCCCACTGCAGCCCCTGCGCAGGGGCAGGCATGGGGTAATGGGCTCCCAATGGCCTCAGGAGTAGGGCTGTTCCTGGCTGGTGGGCTTGGGGGTAGTGAGTGACGTGGGGAGGCTCTGCACCCTGCGGGAGAAGCGCTGCCTCTCTGagccccctgtcccctgccactGACCCCATTGCTGTGCTGAGCCGGTGCCTGTCCTCCCGCCGCTCCCCAGATGTCGACGAGTGCCAGTCAGAGCCCTGTAAGAACGGCGGAACCTGCCGGGACCTCCCTGGGTCCTTTGCTTGCTACTGTCCTGAGGGCTTTGTGGGGACCCAGTGCGAGACAGGTAGGGACTCGCCCTtcctggggtggtgggaggctGGACTGGGCACTGGGATGCGGCCGGGACCAGCACCGAGCCAGGCGGCTCGTTGCCGTCTTGGGCACCTTGACCCCGAGCCATCGCTCTGGGGACTTGCTGCCTGTCACGCCTCCTTGCCTGCGGTTTCGGGGGCAGAGCTGAAACTGCtctggtggggagggagcaagGAACAAGGTGTCTGCCAGTGATGGATCCCCTTTTGAAGGCATTCACCCCCTGGATGTGGCTGCCACAGCGCTTGGGTGGGATTCTGGGTCCAGACCCACTGTGCCAAGCCCTGGGCTGCACGTCCATTCTGCTGCCCGCTCAGGGGGTCATTGCCATTGCTCGCCCACgggagctggctgctggcatGCTGGGGGCCCCCACTCACCaccagcctcctcctgcctccagaaGTGGATGCCTGTGAGTCAGGCCCTTGCCGAAATGGAGGGGAATGCGAGAGCTACGGGGGCTCCTACCTCTGCGTGTGCCCGGAGGGTTTCTTCGGCTACCACTGTGAGACAGGTGAGGTGGGCAGGGTGGCTCGGCACAGGGCCACTTGGCCAGCTGGCACTGCTAATACTGCCGGGCCTGGCGCTTCTCCTGCAGCCAGCGACCCCTGCTTCTCCAGCCCCTGCGGGAGCAGAGGCTACTGCCTGCCTGGCAATGGCACCCACAGCTGCACCTGCAAAGTCAGCTACACAGGCAAGAGCTGCGAAAAAGGTAAAGGCCCTCAGGAGCGGCACCAGGATGTGGCGCGGGGCTCGACAACGGCCTGGCGGTGGCCACTGCCCACGGAGGGCTCGACACTGTTTGGGACCAGCAGCTCTCCTTgaggcgggcagggctggggcctTGTCTCCGTGGGGGGGCAGCCCGGGCCCCATCCATGCTGCGGGCGGGTGCTGGCATGCTGAGCTGCTGCCGCAGGTGCCAGGCTTGGCGTGAGGATGTCGGGAACAGGTTTTACTGGCCCCCTGCAGTGATGGCGATCCCCTCAGATGCCCTCAGGAGGGGAGGCCGAGGTGTCCAAGGGAAGCCTCTTGCCGCCAGCAGTGGTGTCTCTGGGGCCCCTCGTCCCATCTTGCCGGTGCCCTAGGCCTGGCAGGTGGCAGCAAGCGCTCGACCGCCAGTGCTGCCAGGTCACAGTGGCTGGGAGTGCTCCTGGTGCCCTGGCTCCTCCGGTGCCCGCAGTGCCCCTGCCAGGTGTGCGGAGAGAGAGAGCAAGGGCCCCATCCTCCATCGCTGCCTCTCTGCCTCTTGCTGCCGGGGTCTGTTATCTAAAGATTCATGGCGTTACCTCTCCCCTTTGCTTTTGCCCACACCCTGAAGAATTGCTGCCACCAACCTCATTAAAGGTGGAAAGGGTGGAGGACACTGGTGTGTTGATTTCTTGGCACCCACCTGAGGACGCAGCCGCCAGGCAACTCATTGACGGCTACGCCGTGACGTACGTATCCCTCGACGGCTCTTACCGCAGGACAGATTTTGTGGACCGAAGTCGTTCTGCCCACCAATTGCGGGCACTAGCCTCCGGCAGAGCCTacaatatttctgtcttttcagtcaAACGCAACGTGAACAACAAGAATGATATCAGCAGGCCCATCATGCTCACCACGCGCACTAGTGAGTAGCGTCCCCGGGGGGATCATGGTCGTGAGCATGTGTGGCCCCCACAGGCACCAGGgcttctgctgcctcctccctgctgcctgctccagctgcagtctGGGCCTGTGCCGAACCCCGGCAGGTTTGGTGGTGCAGATCCTAAAATCCAGCTGGGGGCCTTTGGAAAGCGCTTGGCACAGAGAATTGCTGTTCTCTTTGCTGTGAGTAAAAGGAGTCTGAACCCCATGCAGCTCACTGGGCCCCTGCCCAGGGGCTGGTAAGGGAGCTGGCAGTGGGGATCACTCCTGGATCCTGTTCATCAGGGCCAGGCTGCGCCTGCTGCACTGGTTAGTCCTTGTCACTGGGCCAAGGGTAGCGCAGGTCCCCAGTGCTGCTTGGCTGAGCTGGAGAAGCCCCTGCGCCAGccaggcagcggggctgggtgaTCTCTGCCAACAACGAGCCCTGTGGGCGAGTCACTGCCATCCCACTGGGCTTGGTGTGGGGACGTGCTAGAGAGGGCAGAGGCTGGCAAGGACCTCTGCTCtgtgggcagagggaagggggcaCAGTAGTATCTCTGTGGGGGGATGGGCAGGTGGAGCAGTTGCAGTCCTGCTTTCTAGGGCAGGTGGATGTAGAAATCAAGTGCAAACTGAGGATGGGAGGGGATTAGACCTAGAAAAGCTGCCCTCTAACAAGAAGGGCATGGTGGTGGGAAAGCCCGTGGGCTACATCCCCCCCAGCGGGCTGAGACCGAGTGAAGCccaggggaggagaaggcaggcaTGGCGCTGGGCACAGCAGGGGTCTGTGCCCCTGGCCATGGCATCTTGGGAGGCCTTGAGCCAGGGCTGGATGCCAGGGGCAGTGAGAACGAGGCTCAGGACAGCTGCCTGGGGCGTGCAGTGGACTTAGGGCTAGGCCCAGGCACTGCAGCCCCTTTGGAGCTGCTGTCAggaggctgggggcagaggaggacaGCCCCAGGGGTGCCACGGATGGCATAAGGCCTTTGCAGGCAGGTAGATGGATGTgactcctgcctgcccacacCTCCCGCCTGCCTGCAGGTGGTGAGGACGGGAGAGCATGAGTCTGGCAGGGCAGgtggtgctgagctgctccCGCTGGGGAAGCCAATCTATAGGGGCAGGCAGGACCCCCCTTGCAGGGGCGTGTGGGAGGGATGGATGAGGTGACCCGTGATGACCAGCAGCTGACTGCAGCCCTCTCTGCTTGCTCTGGCCAGGACCGCGTCCGGTGGAAGGCTTTGAGATCACGAATGTGACGGCCAGCGCCATCACGGTGCAATGGGCTCTCCACCGGCTCAAGCACTCCACCGTTAGTAGGGTGCGTGTTGCCATCCGCCAGCCAGGTGACCTGGCAGACCGCACTGTGGAGCTGAACAGCAGCGTGGCCAAGTATACCTTCTTGTGAGTGGGGCGGCAGACAGGTGCCAGGCCAGCTGGCCCTCCCAGGCTGCCCacctttccccttcccaccctgccttcctcctccacagggacctgcagccaggagagaggTACATTGTCCATGTCACAACGCTGAGCGGCCTGGGGATGGAAGACCACCCCTCAGAGAGTCTGGCCACAGCTCCTTTCCACGTGTGGACAAGTGAGTGGGATTGCCTTTGCCACCCCCCCACTGCTTCAGGGGCCCTGGGGCTTGGCAGGCACAGGGCAGCCATGGCTCATGGCCAGCAGGaaagctgcagggaggggaaggtgcaTAAGCTGCCAGGCTGTCTGGCCAGCATGGCATGTAGGAGGCGTGCAGGCAGCCCTCAGGAAGGGCaggcaaggcagcagcacaTCCTCCCCTGTCAGATGTTGTTCACTGCCCAAGACCAGCATGAGCTCAGCCCTATGCGGAGCCTGTATGGGCCTGATTCATCCCCTGCTGTATGGCAGCCGGAGGGCAAGGACCAGACCTGGGTGCCAGGGTGCAGTGAGGCTCTGCCCCCGTTGCCAGGGACCTAGTGCTGAGCATCTCCTCCCAGTGCAttgcacagctggagctgagctgAGGGTTGGCTGGGGCATGGCCAGGCAAGCTGAGGCCCTGGAATGCTTATTAGGTGGTGTGTGAGCAAGTAACGCAGTCGCCATTCAAGGACACCAGCGCTGActccttttctccccacctcctgcctgccccagggcctctccccccccaaaacctcacCGCCTCCCGCATCACCACTACCTCTGTGTCCATGGCATGGGAGCAGCCACCCGCTGGTGCTGTGGAGGCGTACATCATCAATGTCACCACTGCTCAGAGCGTGAAGAGCCGCTATGTGCCCAATGGGAAGCTCGTGACCTACATGGTGCGGGACCTGCTCCCTGGGCAGCGGTACCGCCTGTCTGTGACGGCTGTGCAGAACACGGAGCAAGGTCAAGTGCACAGTGAGCCCATCCACCTCTACGTCACCACCTGTGAGTGCCTGGCTTGCCGGGGCACTGTCAGTTTGCTGCGGCACAAGGGAGGCAATGGCCTAATGGGCAAGTGGGGCAGGGGGATAGGAAACCAGTTGACCAACAGTAACGAGCCCATGGGGACTTGCTGCGCCAGAACCGggtgcctgcagcaggctgTGGGGACAGGATGCAGGTCCCCTGGAAAGGGAGGTGGGGGTTGCAGGGTGCCACCTCCATTAGCGGAGAGCTGATAAAGAGTTACAGCTCGGTGATGCTTCAAGGGGACTGGTGTTTGCAGCCCAGGCATGTGTAGAGTGTGCACATGTCCCTGGACAGCCCTAAATGGCAGCCTGAGGATgaggggactggctgggcgttgggTTGCAGTGCAGACTCATGGCCTGCCTCCCACTAAACCTAACCCTTTGGTCTGCAGTGCAGAGGGATGGGGCTCCGGAGAGACGGTGGAGCCAAGCTGGACACCCCCGGGTCCTGCGCAACAGGCTGCCCCCAGCTTTCCTGCCTGAACTCCGCTTGCTAGCAGATCGTGACACAGCTGAGGAGCCCTCACCAGCCCCCAGGTAGGTGCTGCCCCGACAGCAGCACCCCTGGCTCTTCAACCAGCACTCTGCCCAAGCATTGGGCTGAACACAGCCCCTTTTCCCAGCTCCCTTGTCCAGGTGTGCACAGGGTCAAGCCATGCTCCTGCTGGGTTGCGCCTCTTGCCCACCCACTGGGGCCCTGAGCCAGGCAGGCCCTTGCCCTGTGAGCAGGTCCCCCATGCTGCCCACAGCTGAGCCTGCACCAAGCCTCATGCCACCAGCACGTGCTTTAtccagctgcctccagccctaGCGCATGGGGTGGCTGTGGCCTGGGGGTCCCACAGTGCCCTGTACCCTCATGGCTCTCCTGTCCCAGGTTCACTGAGCTGGTAGATGGCAGAGGGAGGATCAGCACCAGGTTCAGCACTGCGCTAAGCAAATCCATCACTGTGAAGACACGTAAGtgctctgctgcctttctggGCCCATCCTGTCACCCAGTGCCATCTCTTATGCCTACACCCAGGATGGGGtggcagccaggcaggctgctgtAGGGCTGGGGGAGCCATAGAGGAGGGCAGAACCCTCTCACCTCTTGCTGGGCAGACAAGCATCTGCCCTGCTCGCTAGACCCCTGCCCAGGGAGAGGGGTGACACATGGCCAGCTGTGGAGCCCAGAGAGGGACCCTCGATGATGGGAGGCGATGCCAGCTGTAGCACGGGCTGACCTCCCCTGCCAACAGCAGTAGGAGCCCAGGCAGCCACCCCGTGgccctccagcacagctcctgcctgcccagcagccTGAGCCCCTGCTGCCAAGCACAGCCTCACACTTGAGGAGGGTGCCTGGGTGAGATGCCCTTTGCTAGCCCAGGACCAGCCTCCTGTTTGCCACCCCAGAACACCAGGCATACAAGTGCCAGCCCAAGATATCCTACCAGACCTGGGAACCCCATGCCATGGAGTGGGGAAGGGGCCTCGCGCACCTGATGACAGCCCTGGGCTTGCTGCACCtct contains the following coding sequences:
- the SNED1 gene encoding sushi, nidogen and EGF-like domain-containing protein 1 isoform X5; this encodes MRGLAGWAVLVALGEWLWAGGVVPLADFYPFGPTQGDAATRKQDDGGSELRPLSIPFPFFGAGHTGLYVNNNGIISFLKEVSQFTPVAFPISKDRRVVAAFWADVDNRQAGDVYYRESTEQPILERASRDITQYFPEFPGFSAQWVFIATWYRVTFFGGSSLSPVNTFQIVLITDGKLSFTIFNYESITWTTGMHASSGGDFAGLGGIAAQAGFNAGDGKRYFNIPGSRTDDIADVEMTTNVGIPGRWVFRIDDAQVQVGGCSNTTSVCLTLRPCLNGGKCIEDCITGNPSYTCSCLAGFTGKRCHVDVDECLSHPCQNGATCLNGAGSFSCRCLPGFRGTSCEAEESPCESRVCQNGGRCQAVNGTAACLCQPGYTGVDCQTEVNECESSPCLNGGHCIDLVDNYTCVCLEPFVGQRCETDSSSCEDRSCRNRQTCNYIRPGRYICTCSPGYYGNNCQYGGPRVPAACLSHPCQNAGSCLETEQGYICECQEGYTGQDCRDKLSEGCECRNGGSCLEGNVTICQCLPGFFGLLCEFEVTTTPCNMNTQCPDGGYCMEYGGSYLCVCHTDYGTNHTMPSPCDSEPCLNGGSCEVHDDSYTCECPQGFLGKHCEKAKPRLCSTGPCRNGGTCREADGEYHCTCPYRFTGKHCEIGKPDPCASGPCQNRGTCFHYIGKYKCDCPPGYTGRHCEIEVDCGVPSEVKHAQASFNSTKVGSLAEYHCELGYTLSQHNHPRVCRLPGVWSDPPECDEIDECWSQPCLNGGRCKDHVAKFLCLCEPGYTGHHCESDVDECQSEPCKNGGTCRDLPGSFACYCPEGFVGTQCETEVDACESGPCRNGGECESYGGSYLCVCPEGFFGYHCETELLPPTSLKVERVEDTGVLISWHPPEDAAARQLIDGYAVTYVSLDGSYRRTDFVDRSRSAHQLRALASGRAYNISVFSVKRNVNNKNDISRPIMLTTRTRPRPVEGFEITNVTASAITVQWALHRLKHSTVSRVRVAIRQPGDLADRTVELNSSVAKYTFLDLQPGERYIVHVTTLSGLGMEDHPSESLATAPFHVWTRPLPPQNLTASRITTTSVSMAWEQPPAGAVEAYIINVTTAQSVKSRYVPNGKLVTYMVRDLLPGQRYRLSVTAVQNTEQGQVHSEPIHLYVTTLQRDGAPERRWSQAGHPRVLRNRLPPAFLPELRLLADRDTAEEPSPAPRFTELVDGRGRISTRFSTALSKSITVKTQPEAPVKLENVEVSSQGSLALKLREAKSKSEGQNCSTNPCRNGGTCIRDAESYHCDCRLGFKGRLCELAACKKVPHSCTRLYSETKSFPVWEGGTCHYLYRRVYKVHQDFCYKESCESTSSEKTTSRKPSNSHTLKKP